A region of Streptomyces halobius DNA encodes the following proteins:
- a CDS encoding AMP-binding protein codes for MSRAGFGAAVSACAARLSAAGLRKGELVAVQLPNDVHFVILVLALIRLGAVPVLIRQVLREHEVGHVLSTMRPSALAVPVRQEGFDHLAMGRRLRAQHPAIHWLLVSDASGDAELGLGEWNVRDLCRPAAERPDTADCAAQERRRPCWRRAEVG; via the coding sequence CTGAGCAGGGCCGGGTTCGGCGCGGCAGTTTCTGCCTGTGCGGCGCGCTTGTCCGCCGCGGGATTGCGGAAAGGTGAGCTGGTCGCCGTCCAGCTCCCGAACGACGTGCACTTCGTGATCCTCGTCCTCGCGCTCATCCGGCTCGGTGCTGTGCCGGTGCTGATCCGGCAGGTGTTGCGCGAGCACGAAGTCGGGCACGTGCTGTCCACCATGCGCCCGTCGGCGCTGGCGGTTCCCGTCCGCCAGGAGGGGTTCGACCACTTGGCCATGGGCAGGCGTCTGCGGGCCCAACACCCCGCCATCCACTGGCTGTTGGTTTCCGACGCCTCCGGCGATGCCGAACTCGGTCTGGGGGAATGGAACGTGAGGGATCTGTGCCGACCTGCAGCGGAACGGCCCGACACTGCGGACTGCGCCGCACAGGAGCGGCGGCGCCCGTGCTGGAGGAGGGCCGAAGTGGGATGA
- a CDS encoding single-stranded DNA-binding protein, with protein MSNPNSTASVIGRLANDPKVFENKDGSKKVMLTAFVDRGYTDRQGNRISDALPFEAFVRAETQGTGPFAHVHKGDLVALSYEPRLNRYTKNGAEVFEVKLEIQNISFLESRATTQARLAERVTKAEAQNQNLQAQAAPVAAAAPAVAHASAVQDEQLPFQTA; from the coding sequence ATGTCGAACCCGAACAGCACCGCATCCGTCATCGGCCGCCTGGCGAACGACCCGAAGGTCTTCGAGAACAAGGACGGCTCCAAGAAGGTCATGCTCACCGCCTTCGTCGACCGCGGCTACACCGACCGTCAGGGCAACCGCATCTCGGACGCGCTGCCCTTCGAGGCCTTCGTCCGTGCCGAGACGCAGGGCACCGGGCCGTTCGCCCACGTGCACAAGGGTGACCTGGTGGCCCTCAGCTACGAGCCCCGCCTGAACCGCTACACCAAGAACGGTGCCGAGGTCTTCGAGGTCAAGCTCGAGATCCAGAACATCTCCTTTCTGGAGTCCCGCGCCACCACCCAGGCCCGCCTGGCCGAGCGCGTCACCAAGGCCGAGGCCCAGAACCAGAACCTGCAGGCCCAGGCTGCACCCGTCGCAGCAGCCGCCCCGGCCGTCGCGCACGCCAGCGCCGTGCAGGACGAGCAGCTGCCCTTTCAGACCGCTTGA
- a CDS encoding phosphatidylinositol-specific phospholipase C domain-containing protein produces the protein MLHTTTDRSSDEPSPEHVPSAADRAAFLSEVTLETAPEYQGDETVAFGDSIPVLSQLNNWMSGIPDETKVTDISIPGTHESCAVHDDTAFGYGRCQAQSLEWQLNNGIRFIDIRCARRSSQYFEVFHGDINQHLYFGSVLQMCHEFLKARPTETIFMRLSQTKSNASTADFQRTFEDIYLDQDGWRSLFHIENTLPTLGAVRGKIVLATSGPYIGGLNLGSSLFDTQDNWDKPGIDAKASYVRNHLIKAVNAGASKSKMFLNYTSATGVPHTPWGYAQRINPYTLQELARLHDRTKSVGVVLLNYCDRPHNSTSGGYTNMMTAVINMNRIRPWTPQITVPVQSQFTETIPVFSGTGGEPGETITVVKSGEPGTVLGTTTVDRGRKWSVPCNRELPEGRYSINARQSNEYGQSDWGPDRVFHVREQVSPPPRPPEIVEPRHLASVSRRPTFKGTYGEPGAIITVCKRGDPNTVLGETRVTNGDMWSVQCNRDLPINRTYEISVKQSNPGGSSDWVHRIFDVSPL, from the coding sequence ATGCTTCACACAACTACCGACCGCAGCAGCGACGAGCCGTCGCCGGAACACGTCCCGTCCGCTGCGGACAGGGCAGCATTCCTGTCCGAAGTGACACTGGAAACAGCTCCCGAGTACCAGGGCGACGAGACCGTCGCGTTCGGCGACTCGATACCAGTACTGTCACAGCTGAACAACTGGATGTCAGGCATACCCGACGAAACCAAGGTGACCGACATCTCGATCCCGGGCACGCACGAGAGCTGCGCTGTCCACGACGACACGGCTTTCGGGTATGGACGATGCCAGGCCCAGAGCCTGGAGTGGCAGCTCAACAACGGCATCCGATTCATCGACATCCGCTGCGCCCGTCGCAGCTCGCAGTATTTCGAAGTGTTCCATGGCGATATAAACCAGCACCTATATTTCGGCAGCGTACTGCAGATGTGCCACGAATTCCTCAAGGCACGCCCCACCGAGACCATCTTCATGCGGCTCTCGCAGACCAAGTCCAATGCGTCGACTGCCGACTTCCAGCGCACCTTCGAAGATATCTATCTCGACCAAGATGGATGGCGATCCCTGTTCCACATCGAAAATACGTTACCGACTCTCGGTGCTGTTCGCGGAAAGATCGTGCTGGCGACCAGTGGTCCCTACATCGGCGGACTCAACCTCGGCTCAAGCCTGTTCGACACCCAGGACAACTGGGATAAGCCGGGAATAGACGCCAAGGCATCCTACGTTCGCAATCACCTGATCAAGGCGGTCAACGCCGGGGCATCCAAGTCGAAGATGTTCCTGAACTACACTAGCGCGACAGGCGTTCCTCATACCCCGTGGGGTTATGCCCAGAGAATTAATCCGTACACTCTTCAGGAACTAGCTCGCTTACACGACCGCACAAAATCCGTGGGCGTGGTCCTGCTGAACTACTGCGACCGCCCCCACAACTCAACCTCCGGCGGATACACCAACATGATGACGGCAGTCATCAACATGAACCGCATACGGCCGTGGACACCACAGATCACCGTTCCGGTGCAGAGCCAATTCACCGAAACAATACCCGTGTTCAGCGGCACCGGAGGAGAGCCGGGGGAAACCATCACGGTGGTCAAATCTGGAGAACCCGGAACAGTACTGGGCACCACCACTGTAGACCGCGGCCGGAAGTGGTCGGTTCCGTGCAACCGGGAGCTGCCAGAAGGTCGGTACTCGATCAACGCACGACAGTCGAACGAATACGGACAATCGGACTGGGGGCCGGACCGCGTCTTCCATGTACGAGAGCAGGTTTCTCCGCCACCCCGACCTCCGGAAATTGTCGAACCAAGACATCTGGCATCGGTATCACGGCGCCCGACCTTCAAAGGCACCTACGGAGAGCCGGGGGCAATTATCACCGTCTGCAAGAGGGGTGATCCGAATACCGTGCTAGGCGAAACGCGTGTGACGAATGGCGATATGTGGTCAGTCCAATGCAACCGGGACCTGCCCATCAACCGCACGTACGAGATCAGCGTCAAACAGTCCAATCCCGGAGGCTCCTCGGACTGGGTACATCGCATCTTCGATGTGTCGCCACTGTAA
- a CDS encoding DUF3039 domain-containing protein, which produces MRGLLVLPFRVRSFMTGEPVSALCGKKWTPSKNPEKYPVCPECKEIWESLKEE; this is translated from the coding sequence GTGCGGGGGCTTCTCGTTCTCCCCTTCAGAGTCCGCTCCTTCATGACGGGCGAGCCCGTCTCCGCCCTCTGCGGCAAGAAGTGGACCCCGTCGAAGAACCCGGAAAAGTACCCGGTCTGCCCGGAGTGCAAGGAGATCTGGGAGAGCCTCAAGGAGGAGTAG
- a CDS encoding Panacea domain-containing protein: MKVGTIAQSQTSVFDVAEHILQRRAAAEPDRPAMTAMKLQKLVYYCQAWHLAWEGRALFPEAIQAWASEPRLP, encoded by the coding sequence ATGAAGGTTGGAACCATCGCTCAGTCTCAGACATCCGTCTTCGACGTCGCCGAGCACATCCTGCAGAGGCGCGCCGCGGCCGAGCCCGATCGGCCGGCGATGACCGCGATGAAGCTCCAGAAGCTCGTCTACTACTGCCAAGCCTGGCACCTCGCCTGGGAGGGCAGAGCCCTCTTCCCGGAAGCGATCCAGGCCTGGGCCTCCGAGCCCCGTCTGCCCTGA
- a CDS encoding recombinase family protein, which yields MEAAVAMQTAGRLQEPTASDRPVLAEMIADLKPGDEVTVFNREVVGDDAAAAIEEKGATLHSVTEPHQPTRTFGYVRTANGSADSQRAAITEAVGTIRIFSDEGVSGTTAGTDRPGQRELVAKLQAGDEVDVWQYDRLGRTLEAMRAVVELIIAKGATLRSLTESPAEGLFSMKFMMAVAEYEHAWKLEK from the coding sequence GTGGAGGCGGCCGTCGCGATGCAGACCGCAGGGCGGCTTCAGGAACCGACGGCTTCCGACCGTCCGGTCCTGGCCGAGATGATCGCGGACCTGAAGCCAGGCGACGAGGTGACCGTCTTCAACCGCGAGGTCGTGGGCGACGACGCTGCCGCGGCGATCGAGGAGAAGGGCGCGACGCTGCACAGCGTCACGGAGCCGCATCAACCGACGAGGACCTTTGGCTACGTGCGGACGGCGAACGGGTCCGCGGATTCGCAGCGTGCCGCCATCACGGAGGCAGTCGGCACGATCCGGATCTTCTCGGACGAGGGCGTCTCAGGAACCACCGCAGGCACTGACCGCCCCGGGCAGCGCGAGCTGGTGGCGAAGCTGCAGGCCGGCGACGAAGTCGACGTCTGGCAGTACGACAGGCTCGGACGGACCCTCGAGGCGATGCGGGCCGTCGTTGAGCTGATCATCGCGAAGGGTGCGACGCTGCGCAGTCTCACGGAGTCCCCCGCCGAGGGGCTGTTTTCGATGAAGTTCATGATGGCCGTTGCCGAATACGAGCACGCCTGGAAGCTGGAGAAGTAG
- a CDS encoding IS3 family transposase (programmed frameshift) has translation MGISKYSPEFRADAVALYHASPGGTYASVAKDVGVNHETLRTWVRDAEQATRPGAVEATAMEKENRQLRARVKELELEREILRRAAKYFGGRDQLVSSRFQFVDDHRGAFGVKRLCRMLKVSRSGFYRHLAGAQARADRARGDAELAERITEVHQESDGTYGAPRVTAELRDGGERVNHKRVERVMRKFNIIGFHLRKKVRTTIPEPSATPVPDLLQRDFTATTPNTRYVGDITYLPVGNGQFLYLATVLDLCSKRLAGWSIADHMRTELVTDALKAAAAARGADGLRGATFHSDNGAQYVSKEFAQVCSKLGVIRSRGAVGTSADNAAAESLNATMKRETLQGRKRWNGAREARLAVFRWATRYNTRRRHSRLGQISPITYEQRSTTLATAA, from the exons TTGGGGATATCGAAGTATTCGCCTGAGTTCCGGGCCGATGCCGTCGCGCTGTACCACGCCAGCCCGGGTGGGACGTACGCGTCGGTGGCCAAGGACGTGGGTGTCAATCACGAGACGCTGCGCACGTGGGTGCGGGACGCCGAGCAGGCCACCCGGCCCGGGGCGGTGGAGGCCACCGCGATGGAGAAGGAGAACCGGCAGCTGCGGGCGCGGGTGAAGGAACTCGAGCTCGAGCGGGAGATCCTGCGGAGGGCCGCGAAGTATTTTG GCGGCCGAGACCAGCTGGTGAGCAGCCGCTTCCAGTTCGTCGACGATCACCGTGGCGCCTTCGGCGTCAAGCGGCTGTGCCGGATGCTGAAGGTCTCGCGTTCCGGCTTCTACCGGCACCTGGCCGGCGCGCAAGCGCGGGCCGACCGGGCACGGGGCGATGCCGAGCTCGCCGAGCGGATCACCGAAGTCCACCAGGAGTCCGACGGCACCTACGGGGCCCCGCGCGTCACCGCCGAGCTCCGGGACGGCGGCGAGCGGGTCAATCACAAGCGGGTGGAACGCGTCATGCGGAAGTTCAACATCATCGGGTTCCACCTGCGCAAGAAGGTCCGCACCACCATCCCCGAGCCCTCCGCAACGCCGGTGCCGGACCTCTTGCAGCGCGACTTCACCGCGACCACACCGAACACCCGCTACGTGGGCGACATAACCTACCTCCCTGTGGGCAACGGTCAATTTCTGTATCTGGCAACGGTGTTGGACCTGTGCTCGAAACGGCTGGCGGGCTGGTCGATCGCCGACCACATGCGCACGGAACTGGTCACCGACGCGCTCAAGGCCGCGGCCGCGGCCCGGGGTGCCGACGGCCTGCGCGGGGCAACCTTCCACAGCGACAACGGGGCGCAATACGTCTCGAAGGAGTTCGCCCAGGTCTGCAGCAAGCTCGGCGTGATCAGATCGCGCGGCGCGGTCGGCACGAGCGCGGACAACGCCGCCGCGGAATCCCTGAACGCGACCATGAAACGCGAGACGCTCCAGGGGAGAAAACGGTGGAACGGGGCCCGTGAGGCCCGGCTCGCAGTCTTCCGATGGGCGACTCGCTACAACACCCGCCGACGGCACTCCCGCCTCGGCCAGATCAGCCCGATCACTTACGAACAGCGATCAACTACGCTGGCCACCGCCGCATGA